Proteins from one Ricinus communis isolate WT05 ecotype wild-type chromosome 9, ASM1957865v1, whole genome shotgun sequence genomic window:
- the LOC8261366 gene encoding SWI/SNF-related matrix-associated actin-dependent regulator of chromatin subfamily A-like protein 1 isoform X2, whose protein sequence is MDFEDDWGLSVEELDSLEKDAYMKIAQQQRQQQNRHFHSLSKKVQSSPSQPTTLLTPIAPKANPEHESSKILPKLSVKFILHATGNIAAKFSYDPVLVAAIRKVPKATWDAKERLWIFPMSSLSSAEKILNETSGFSVEVENLDPLVQRAVAAASAVPDLQDWYVKVPDYIESKLLSFQRDGVRFVLQHGGRALIADEMGLGKTLQAIAVTACLRDFWPVLILTPSSLRLHWASMIQQWLHIPSSDILVVLSQWSGSNRGGFTIVSSNTKGSIHLDGLFNIISYDVVPKLQNVLMASEFKVVIADESHFMKNAQAKRTTASLPVIKKAQYAVLLSGTPALSRPIELFKQLEALYPDVYRNVHEYGNRYCRGGIFGVYQGASNHEELHNLMKATVMIRRLKKDVLAELPLKRRQQVFLDLAEKDMKKINALFRELEVVKGKIKACSSAEEVESLKFSEKNIINKIYTDSAEAKIPGVLDYLATVIEAGCKFLIFAHHQPMIDSIHEFLVKKKVGCIRIDGRTPPVSRQSLVTDFQEKDAIKAAVLSIKAGGVGLTLTAASTVIFAELSWTPGDLIQAEDRAHRIGQVSSVNIYYLLANDTVDDIIWDVVQSKLENLGQMLDGHENALEVSASQQRSSPAKQKTLDSFLKRCSNMDELEQQTKLKCPRH, encoded by the exons ATGGATTTTGAAGACGACTGGGGTTTAAGTGTCGAAGAGCTCGACTCTCTCGAGAAGGACGCTTACATGAAAATCGCTCAACAACAACGACAACAACAAAACCGACATTTTCATTCTCTTTCTAAGAAG GTGCAGTCTTCGCCTTCCCAACCCACAACCTTACTTACTCCAATTGCACCAAAAGCAAACCCTG AACACGAAAGCTCAAAGATTTTACCAAAACTCTCTGTCAAATTTATTCTTCATGCCACTGGCAATATTGCTGCTAAATTTTCATATGACCCG GTACTAGTAGCTGCTATCCGCAAAGTCCCTAAAGCCACTTGGGATGCAAAAGAAAG ATTATGGATTTTTCCAATGTCTTCTTTGTCATCAGCAGAAAAAATTCTGAATGAAACTTCTGGTTTTAGTGTTGAG GTAGAAAACTTAGATCCCTTGGTGCAACGTGCTGTGGCTGCTGCTTCTGCTGTTCCAGATCTTCAAG ACTGGTATGTAAAGGTACCCGATTATATTGAGTCAAAGCTTCTATCTTTTCAGCGGGATGGTGTTAG GTTTGTGTTGCAGCACGGAGGTCGTGCGCTCATAGCAGATGAAATGGGACTAGGAAAGACTTTACAG GCTATTGCTGTGACTGCATGCCTTCGTGATTTCTGGCCTGTTCTTATTCTCACTCCATCTTCCCTTCGTCTGCATTGGGCTTCT ATGATTCAACAATGGCTGCATATTCCTTCATCAGATATACTT GTTGTATTATCACAATGGAGTGGATCAAACAGAGGTGGATTCACCATAGTATCGTCAAATACCAAGGGCAGTATTCATCTTGATGGTCTATTCAACATCATCTCTTATGACGTGGTCCCAAAATTACAGAATGTTCTAATGGCATCAGAATTCAAG GTTGTGATTGCAGATGAGTCACACTTTATGAAAAATGCTCAAGCGAAGAGGACAACTGCCTCTCTTCCTGTTATAAAG aaaGCTCAATATGCCGTATTGCTTAGCGGAACTCCTGCTTTGTCCAGACCAATAGAGCTATTCAAACAA CTGGAAGCTTTATATCCTGATGTATACAGGAATGTTCATGAATATGGCAATCGATATTGCAGGGGG GGAATTTTTGGAGTATATCAAGGTGCAAGTAACCATGAAGAGTTGCACAATTTGATGAAGGCAACAGTGATGATCCGCAGACTTAAAAAGGATGTTCTTGCGGAGCTCCCTCTAAAGCGTCGGCAGCAA GTCTTCTTAGATTTGGCTGAAAAGGACATGAAAAAAATCAATGCTTTATTTCGGGAG TTGGAGGTGGTAAAAGGGAAAATTAAGGCGTGTTCATCTGCTGAGGAGGTTGAATCACTCAAATTTTCCGAGaagaatattattaataag ATATATACCGACTCTGCAGAAGCCAAGATCCCTGGGGTCCTAGATTATCTGGCAACTGTCATTGAG GCAGGCTGCAAATTTCTAATCTTTGCTCATCATCAACCCATGATTGATTCTATACATGAGTTTCTTGTT aaaaagaaagtggGTTGTATTCGAATTGATGGCAGAACTCCTCCAGTATCAAGGCAATCGTTAGTTACTGATTTCCAGGAAAAGGATGCTATAAAGGCTGCAGTG CTTTCTATCAAAGCTGGAGGTGTTGGATTAACTTTAACAGCTGCAAGCACAGTTATTTTTGCCGAATTGTCTTGGACTCCAGGTGATCTAATTCAAGCGGAAGATAGGGCTCACAGGATTGGCCAG GTTTCTTCAGTCAATATATATTACCTACTAGCAAATGACACTGTCGATGACATCATATG GGATGTTGTTCAGAGCAAGTTGGAAAACTTGGGACAG ATGCTTGATGGGCATGAGAATGCTTTAGAAGTTTCAGCCAGCCAGCAGAGAAGCAGCCCTGCAAAGCAGAAAACACTTGACTCGTTTTTGAAGCGGTGTAGCAATATGGATGAGTTGGAACAGCAGACCAAGCTCAAATGCCCTAGGCACTGA
- the LOC8261366 gene encoding SWI/SNF-related matrix-associated actin-dependent regulator of chromatin subfamily A-like protein 1 isoform X4 codes for MDFEDDWGLSVEELDSLEKDAYMKIAQQQRQQQNRHFHSLSKKVQSSPSQPTTLLTPIAPKANPEHESSKILPKLSVKFILHATGNIAAKFSYDPVLVAAIRKVPKATWDAKERSSSALWIFPMSSLSSAEKILNETSGFSVEVENLDPLVQRAVAAASAVPDLQDWYVKVPDYIESKLLSFQRDGVRFVLQHGGRALIADEMGLGKTLQAIAVTACLRDFWPVLILTPSSLRLHWASMIQQWLHIPSSDILVVLSQWSGSNRGGFTIVSSNTKGSIHLDGLFNIISYDVVPKLQNVLMASEFKVVIADESHFMKNAQAKRTTASLPVIKLEALYPDVYRNVHEYGNRYCRGGIFGVYQGASNHEELHNLMKATVMIRRLKKDVLAELPLKRRQQVFLDLAEKDMKKINALFRELEVVKGKIKACSSAEEVESLKFSEKNIINKIYTDSAEAKIPGVLDYLATVIEAGCKFLIFAHHQPMIDSIHEFLVKKKVGCIRIDGRTPPVSRQSLVTDFQEKDAIKAAVLSIKAGGVGLTLTAASTVIFAELSWTPGDLIQAEDRAHRIGQVSSVNIYYLLANDTVDDIIWDVVQSKLENLGQMLDGHENALEVSASQQRSSPAKQKTLDSFLKRCSNMDELEQQTKLKCPRH; via the exons ATGGATTTTGAAGACGACTGGGGTTTAAGTGTCGAAGAGCTCGACTCTCTCGAGAAGGACGCTTACATGAAAATCGCTCAACAACAACGACAACAACAAAACCGACATTTTCATTCTCTTTCTAAGAAG GTGCAGTCTTCGCCTTCCCAACCCACAACCTTACTTACTCCAATTGCACCAAAAGCAAACCCTG AACACGAAAGCTCAAAGATTTTACCAAAACTCTCTGTCAAATTTATTCTTCATGCCACTGGCAATATTGCTGCTAAATTTTCATATGACCCG GTACTAGTAGCTGCTATCCGCAAAGTCCCTAAAGCCACTTGGGATGCAAAAGAAAGGTCCTCTTCTGC ATTATGGATTTTTCCAATGTCTTCTTTGTCATCAGCAGAAAAAATTCTGAATGAAACTTCTGGTTTTAGTGTTGAG GTAGAAAACTTAGATCCCTTGGTGCAACGTGCTGTGGCTGCTGCTTCTGCTGTTCCAGATCTTCAAG ACTGGTATGTAAAGGTACCCGATTATATTGAGTCAAAGCTTCTATCTTTTCAGCGGGATGGTGTTAG GTTTGTGTTGCAGCACGGAGGTCGTGCGCTCATAGCAGATGAAATGGGACTAGGAAAGACTTTACAG GCTATTGCTGTGACTGCATGCCTTCGTGATTTCTGGCCTGTTCTTATTCTCACTCCATCTTCCCTTCGTCTGCATTGGGCTTCT ATGATTCAACAATGGCTGCATATTCCTTCATCAGATATACTT GTTGTATTATCACAATGGAGTGGATCAAACAGAGGTGGATTCACCATAGTATCGTCAAATACCAAGGGCAGTATTCATCTTGATGGTCTATTCAACATCATCTCTTATGACGTGGTCCCAAAATTACAGAATGTTCTAATGGCATCAGAATTCAAG GTTGTGATTGCAGATGAGTCACACTTTATGAAAAATGCTCAAGCGAAGAGGACAACTGCCTCTCTTCCTGTTATAAAG CTGGAAGCTTTATATCCTGATGTATACAGGAATGTTCATGAATATGGCAATCGATATTGCAGGGGG GGAATTTTTGGAGTATATCAAGGTGCAAGTAACCATGAAGAGTTGCACAATTTGATGAAGGCAACAGTGATGATCCGCAGACTTAAAAAGGATGTTCTTGCGGAGCTCCCTCTAAAGCGTCGGCAGCAA GTCTTCTTAGATTTGGCTGAAAAGGACATGAAAAAAATCAATGCTTTATTTCGGGAG TTGGAGGTGGTAAAAGGGAAAATTAAGGCGTGTTCATCTGCTGAGGAGGTTGAATCACTCAAATTTTCCGAGaagaatattattaataag ATATATACCGACTCTGCAGAAGCCAAGATCCCTGGGGTCCTAGATTATCTGGCAACTGTCATTGAG GCAGGCTGCAAATTTCTAATCTTTGCTCATCATCAACCCATGATTGATTCTATACATGAGTTTCTTGTT aaaaagaaagtggGTTGTATTCGAATTGATGGCAGAACTCCTCCAGTATCAAGGCAATCGTTAGTTACTGATTTCCAGGAAAAGGATGCTATAAAGGCTGCAGTG CTTTCTATCAAAGCTGGAGGTGTTGGATTAACTTTAACAGCTGCAAGCACAGTTATTTTTGCCGAATTGTCTTGGACTCCAGGTGATCTAATTCAAGCGGAAGATAGGGCTCACAGGATTGGCCAG GTTTCTTCAGTCAATATATATTACCTACTAGCAAATGACACTGTCGATGACATCATATG GGATGTTGTTCAGAGCAAGTTGGAAAACTTGGGACAG ATGCTTGATGGGCATGAGAATGCTTTAGAAGTTTCAGCCAGCCAGCAGAGAAGCAGCCCTGCAAAGCAGAAAACACTTGACTCGTTTTTGAAGCGGTGTAGCAATATGGATGAGTTGGAACAGCAGACCAAGCTCAAATGCCCTAGGCACTGA
- the LOC8261366 gene encoding SWI/SNF-related matrix-associated actin-dependent regulator of chromatin subfamily A-like protein 1 isoform X3, which translates to MDFEDDWGLSVEELDSLEKDAYMKIAQQQRQQQNRHFHSLSKKVQSSPSQPTTLLTPIAPKANPEHESSKILPKLSVKFILHATGNIAAKFSYDPVLVAAIRKVPKATWDAKERSSSALWIFPMSSLSSAEKILNETSGFSVEVENLDPLVQRAVAAASAVPDLQDWYVKVPDYIESKLLSFQRDGVRFVLQHGGRALIADEMGLGKTLQAIAVTACLRDFWPVLILTPSSLRLHWASVVLSQWSGSNRGGFTIVSSNTKGSIHLDGLFNIISYDVVPKLQNVLMASEFKVVIADESHFMKNAQAKRTTASLPVIKKAQYAVLLSGTPALSRPIELFKQLEALYPDVYRNVHEYGNRYCRGGIFGVYQGASNHEELHNLMKATVMIRRLKKDVLAELPLKRRQQVFLDLAEKDMKKINALFRELEVVKGKIKACSSAEEVESLKFSEKNIINKIYTDSAEAKIPGVLDYLATVIEAGCKFLIFAHHQPMIDSIHEFLVKKKVGCIRIDGRTPPVSRQSLVTDFQEKDAIKAAVLSIKAGGVGLTLTAASTVIFAELSWTPGDLIQAEDRAHRIGQVSSVNIYYLLANDTVDDIIWDVVQSKLENLGQMLDGHENALEVSASQQRSSPAKQKTLDSFLKRCSNMDELEQQTKLKCPRH; encoded by the exons ATGGATTTTGAAGACGACTGGGGTTTAAGTGTCGAAGAGCTCGACTCTCTCGAGAAGGACGCTTACATGAAAATCGCTCAACAACAACGACAACAACAAAACCGACATTTTCATTCTCTTTCTAAGAAG GTGCAGTCTTCGCCTTCCCAACCCACAACCTTACTTACTCCAATTGCACCAAAAGCAAACCCTG AACACGAAAGCTCAAAGATTTTACCAAAACTCTCTGTCAAATTTATTCTTCATGCCACTGGCAATATTGCTGCTAAATTTTCATATGACCCG GTACTAGTAGCTGCTATCCGCAAAGTCCCTAAAGCCACTTGGGATGCAAAAGAAAGGTCCTCTTCTGC ATTATGGATTTTTCCAATGTCTTCTTTGTCATCAGCAGAAAAAATTCTGAATGAAACTTCTGGTTTTAGTGTTGAG GTAGAAAACTTAGATCCCTTGGTGCAACGTGCTGTGGCTGCTGCTTCTGCTGTTCCAGATCTTCAAG ACTGGTATGTAAAGGTACCCGATTATATTGAGTCAAAGCTTCTATCTTTTCAGCGGGATGGTGTTAG GTTTGTGTTGCAGCACGGAGGTCGTGCGCTCATAGCAGATGAAATGGGACTAGGAAAGACTTTACAG GCTATTGCTGTGACTGCATGCCTTCGTGATTTCTGGCCTGTTCTTATTCTCACTCCATCTTCCCTTCGTCTGCATTGGGCTTCT GTTGTATTATCACAATGGAGTGGATCAAACAGAGGTGGATTCACCATAGTATCGTCAAATACCAAGGGCAGTATTCATCTTGATGGTCTATTCAACATCATCTCTTATGACGTGGTCCCAAAATTACAGAATGTTCTAATGGCATCAGAATTCAAG GTTGTGATTGCAGATGAGTCACACTTTATGAAAAATGCTCAAGCGAAGAGGACAACTGCCTCTCTTCCTGTTATAAAG aaaGCTCAATATGCCGTATTGCTTAGCGGAACTCCTGCTTTGTCCAGACCAATAGAGCTATTCAAACAA CTGGAAGCTTTATATCCTGATGTATACAGGAATGTTCATGAATATGGCAATCGATATTGCAGGGGG GGAATTTTTGGAGTATATCAAGGTGCAAGTAACCATGAAGAGTTGCACAATTTGATGAAGGCAACAGTGATGATCCGCAGACTTAAAAAGGATGTTCTTGCGGAGCTCCCTCTAAAGCGTCGGCAGCAA GTCTTCTTAGATTTGGCTGAAAAGGACATGAAAAAAATCAATGCTTTATTTCGGGAG TTGGAGGTGGTAAAAGGGAAAATTAAGGCGTGTTCATCTGCTGAGGAGGTTGAATCACTCAAATTTTCCGAGaagaatattattaataag ATATATACCGACTCTGCAGAAGCCAAGATCCCTGGGGTCCTAGATTATCTGGCAACTGTCATTGAG GCAGGCTGCAAATTTCTAATCTTTGCTCATCATCAACCCATGATTGATTCTATACATGAGTTTCTTGTT aaaaagaaagtggGTTGTATTCGAATTGATGGCAGAACTCCTCCAGTATCAAGGCAATCGTTAGTTACTGATTTCCAGGAAAAGGATGCTATAAAGGCTGCAGTG CTTTCTATCAAAGCTGGAGGTGTTGGATTAACTTTAACAGCTGCAAGCACAGTTATTTTTGCCGAATTGTCTTGGACTCCAGGTGATCTAATTCAAGCGGAAGATAGGGCTCACAGGATTGGCCAG GTTTCTTCAGTCAATATATATTACCTACTAGCAAATGACACTGTCGATGACATCATATG GGATGTTGTTCAGAGCAAGTTGGAAAACTTGGGACAG ATGCTTGATGGGCATGAGAATGCTTTAGAAGTTTCAGCCAGCCAGCAGAGAAGCAGCCCTGCAAAGCAGAAAACACTTGACTCGTTTTTGAAGCGGTGTAGCAATATGGATGAGTTGGAACAGCAGACCAAGCTCAAATGCCCTAGGCACTGA
- the LOC8261366 gene encoding SWI/SNF-related matrix-associated actin-dependent regulator of chromatin subfamily A-like protein 1 isoform X1 has product MDFEDDWGLSVEELDSLEKDAYMKIAQQQRQQQNRHFHSLSKKVQSSPSQPTTLLTPIAPKANPEHESSKILPKLSVKFILHATGNIAAKFSYDPVLVAAIRKVPKATWDAKERSSSALWIFPMSSLSSAEKILNETSGFSVEVENLDPLVQRAVAAASAVPDLQDWYVKVPDYIESKLLSFQRDGVRFVLQHGGRALIADEMGLGKTLQAIAVTACLRDFWPVLILTPSSLRLHWASMIQQWLHIPSSDILVVLSQWSGSNRGGFTIVSSNTKGSIHLDGLFNIISYDVVPKLQNVLMASEFKVVIADESHFMKNAQAKRTTASLPVIKKAQYAVLLSGTPALSRPIELFKQLEALYPDVYRNVHEYGNRYCRGGIFGVYQGASNHEELHNLMKATVMIRRLKKDVLAELPLKRRQQVFLDLAEKDMKKINALFRELEVVKGKIKACSSAEEVESLKFSEKNIINKIYTDSAEAKIPGVLDYLATVIEAGCKFLIFAHHQPMIDSIHEFLVKKKVGCIRIDGRTPPVSRQSLVTDFQEKDAIKAAVLSIKAGGVGLTLTAASTVIFAELSWTPGDLIQAEDRAHRIGQVSSVNIYYLLANDTVDDIIWDVVQSKLENLGQMLDGHENALEVSASQQRSSPAKQKTLDSFLKRCSNMDELEQQTKLKCPRH; this is encoded by the exons ATGGATTTTGAAGACGACTGGGGTTTAAGTGTCGAAGAGCTCGACTCTCTCGAGAAGGACGCTTACATGAAAATCGCTCAACAACAACGACAACAACAAAACCGACATTTTCATTCTCTTTCTAAGAAG GTGCAGTCTTCGCCTTCCCAACCCACAACCTTACTTACTCCAATTGCACCAAAAGCAAACCCTG AACACGAAAGCTCAAAGATTTTACCAAAACTCTCTGTCAAATTTATTCTTCATGCCACTGGCAATATTGCTGCTAAATTTTCATATGACCCG GTACTAGTAGCTGCTATCCGCAAAGTCCCTAAAGCCACTTGGGATGCAAAAGAAAGGTCCTCTTCTGC ATTATGGATTTTTCCAATGTCTTCTTTGTCATCAGCAGAAAAAATTCTGAATGAAACTTCTGGTTTTAGTGTTGAG GTAGAAAACTTAGATCCCTTGGTGCAACGTGCTGTGGCTGCTGCTTCTGCTGTTCCAGATCTTCAAG ACTGGTATGTAAAGGTACCCGATTATATTGAGTCAAAGCTTCTATCTTTTCAGCGGGATGGTGTTAG GTTTGTGTTGCAGCACGGAGGTCGTGCGCTCATAGCAGATGAAATGGGACTAGGAAAGACTTTACAG GCTATTGCTGTGACTGCATGCCTTCGTGATTTCTGGCCTGTTCTTATTCTCACTCCATCTTCCCTTCGTCTGCATTGGGCTTCT ATGATTCAACAATGGCTGCATATTCCTTCATCAGATATACTT GTTGTATTATCACAATGGAGTGGATCAAACAGAGGTGGATTCACCATAGTATCGTCAAATACCAAGGGCAGTATTCATCTTGATGGTCTATTCAACATCATCTCTTATGACGTGGTCCCAAAATTACAGAATGTTCTAATGGCATCAGAATTCAAG GTTGTGATTGCAGATGAGTCACACTTTATGAAAAATGCTCAAGCGAAGAGGACAACTGCCTCTCTTCCTGTTATAAAG aaaGCTCAATATGCCGTATTGCTTAGCGGAACTCCTGCTTTGTCCAGACCAATAGAGCTATTCAAACAA CTGGAAGCTTTATATCCTGATGTATACAGGAATGTTCATGAATATGGCAATCGATATTGCAGGGGG GGAATTTTTGGAGTATATCAAGGTGCAAGTAACCATGAAGAGTTGCACAATTTGATGAAGGCAACAGTGATGATCCGCAGACTTAAAAAGGATGTTCTTGCGGAGCTCCCTCTAAAGCGTCGGCAGCAA GTCTTCTTAGATTTGGCTGAAAAGGACATGAAAAAAATCAATGCTTTATTTCGGGAG TTGGAGGTGGTAAAAGGGAAAATTAAGGCGTGTTCATCTGCTGAGGAGGTTGAATCACTCAAATTTTCCGAGaagaatattattaataag ATATATACCGACTCTGCAGAAGCCAAGATCCCTGGGGTCCTAGATTATCTGGCAACTGTCATTGAG GCAGGCTGCAAATTTCTAATCTTTGCTCATCATCAACCCATGATTGATTCTATACATGAGTTTCTTGTT aaaaagaaagtggGTTGTATTCGAATTGATGGCAGAACTCCTCCAGTATCAAGGCAATCGTTAGTTACTGATTTCCAGGAAAAGGATGCTATAAAGGCTGCAGTG CTTTCTATCAAAGCTGGAGGTGTTGGATTAACTTTAACAGCTGCAAGCACAGTTATTTTTGCCGAATTGTCTTGGACTCCAGGTGATCTAATTCAAGCGGAAGATAGGGCTCACAGGATTGGCCAG GTTTCTTCAGTCAATATATATTACCTACTAGCAAATGACACTGTCGATGACATCATATG GGATGTTGTTCAGAGCAAGTTGGAAAACTTGGGACAG ATGCTTGATGGGCATGAGAATGCTTTAGAAGTTTCAGCCAGCCAGCAGAGAAGCAGCCCTGCAAAGCAGAAAACACTTGACTCGTTTTTGAAGCGGTGTAGCAATATGGATGAGTTGGAACAGCAGACCAAGCTCAAATGCCCTAGGCACTGA